From a single Cyclobacterium marinum DSM 745 genomic region:
- a CDS encoding sulfatase-like hydrolase/transferase: MNDKVFKTPSLTYIFYGLILGTFFLGSCSEKPEDIRKRPNILLLMSDNHSWNHLSCYGDPVVKTPYIDSLAKRGLRFTNAYCAAPSCTSARASMLTGMDIWKLGEGANLWGTISSDFQVHTDLLEESGYLVGHQGKGWGPGNYEAGGWERNPAGNKFDRFQDFLDQREEEQPFTYWFSSRNPHRPYADNATKGTIDLSAIEVPTYLPDNDSVRMDMADYYAEIQSFDSEVGEFFETLKASGEMENTIIIVCSDNGWQMPRGLANLYTFGTKIPMVISMPERSSGARVINDFINLSDLAPTFLELAGLQIPKEMTAKSLLNILESDKSGTIEPERDFMVTGRERHAFVRNGGAGYGGRSIVTKDFLYIRNYEPEQWPAGDPPLYGDVDAHMLHYPSPTKEYMLRYRDNEHVKELFQLAFAKRPAEELFDLRTDPDQLNNVVDQEPYQNTRKMLADRLEAYLSKTGDPRVVGGEMKWMGAKYFMDRDKHPAPSINAQEVLGLKASYSYIEDSVKQEK; this comes from the coding sequence ATGAACGACAAAGTTTTCAAGACACCCTCCTTAACTTATATTTTCTACGGACTGATTTTGGGAACATTTTTCCTTGGAAGTTGTAGTGAAAAGCCCGAAGACATAAGGAAAAGACCTAATATTCTTCTCCTTATGTCTGACAACCATTCCTGGAATCACTTGAGCTGTTATGGAGATCCGGTAGTAAAAACACCATACATAGACAGTTTGGCTAAACGCGGCCTTAGATTTACCAACGCTTATTGTGCCGCTCCTTCCTGCACATCTGCTCGAGCATCCATGCTTACAGGGATGGATATTTGGAAGCTGGGAGAGGGAGCGAATCTTTGGGGAACCATTTCGTCTGACTTCCAAGTACATACCGATTTGCTCGAAGAATCGGGCTATTTGGTTGGTCACCAAGGCAAAGGTTGGGGACCCGGGAATTATGAAGCAGGCGGATGGGAGCGTAATCCGGCAGGCAATAAATTTGACCGCTTTCAGGATTTTTTGGATCAAAGAGAGGAAGAGCAACCTTTCACCTATTGGTTCAGCTCCAGAAACCCCCACCGGCCCTATGCTGACAATGCAACGAAAGGTACTATTGACTTGTCAGCCATTGAAGTCCCTACCTATTTACCTGACAACGATTCCGTTAGAATGGACATGGCTGATTATTATGCTGAAATTCAAAGTTTCGACAGTGAAGTAGGAGAATTTTTTGAGACCTTAAAGGCTTCCGGCGAAATGGAGAACACCATCATCATTGTTTGTAGTGACAATGGTTGGCAAATGCCTCGGGGATTGGCCAACCTTTACACTTTTGGAACTAAAATACCTATGGTGATTTCCATGCCGGAAAGGTCATCTGGTGCGCGGGTAATCAATGATTTTATTAACCTCAGTGATTTGGCTCCTACTTTTCTTGAATTGGCAGGCCTTCAAATCCCCAAAGAAATGACAGCCAAAAGTCTGCTAAATATCTTGGAGTCAGATAAAAGTGGCACAATTGAACCTGAGAGGGACTTTATGGTAACCGGCAGAGAACGGCATGCCTTTGTCCGAAACGGTGGCGCCGGCTATGGAGGGAGATCTATTGTCACCAAAGATTTTCTATATATCCGTAATTACGAACCGGAACAATGGCCAGCTGGCGACCCTCCACTATACGGAGACGTCGATGCCCATATGCTTCATTACCCGTCTCCCACCAAAGAGTACATGCTTAGGTATAGGGACAATGAGCATGTAAAAGAATTGTTTCAACTTGCTTTCGCAAAAAGGCCAGCTGAAGAACTGTTTGATCTTCGCACAGACCCTGACCAGTTAAATAATGTAGTCGACCAAGAACCCTATCAAAACACCAGAAAAATGCTTGCCGATAGACTGGAAGCCTACCTTAGCAAGACAGGAGATCCTAGAGTAGTCGGAGGGGAAATGAAATGGATGGGTGCTAAATACTTTATGGATAGAGACAAACATCCGGCACCAAGTATTAACGCCCAAGAAGTCCTTGGGCTAAAAGCATCCTATAGTTATATTGAAGACAGTGTAAAACAGGAGAAATAA
- a CDS encoding RagB/SusD family nutrient uptake outer membrane protein has translation MKKYINIFLLTVFMGYLSGCDDLEYFPIDQLSDQQVSESPELLSNITIGTYSRLREMRYVRNRQAAQEFPGDDAVWVKNSGDNRMLTYSYQHIVNSSVSTQFWQEAYYGIFSANKVIEAIDDNADEENLQLKGENIFLRAFMHFDLVRMFGRPYSQNPETNLGVMIRDNTDVSALPPRSTVKETYAFIENDLLKAADLMSISKPSIFASKEVAWGMLARLYLYMEQNEKAIEYADKVINSGKYSLLETSQFGSYFTLLPENNPETIFAIKLLETENMGKGSIGSLYHGQGGWGEMFASKTYRDLIYQNPNDERVKFIDPDYIYDEEGNKIPDPTEDVGFLLQKRDGLSQYFINKYTMEGGVQMLSSPIVMRLAEMYLIKAEAYAKTSGKETEAIEMVNIIRERAGLSGEQLFDTNDLKGYETVLDVVLDERRLELAWEGHRAMDVFRNNRPLDRSSVQPFGWSGPLLVQPTSNSIVHLIPETELALNPNLIQNPTE, from the coding sequence ATGAAAAAGTACATAAATATCTTTTTACTCACTGTTTTCATGGGATATTTGAGTGGTTGTGACGACCTTGAATATTTCCCAATTGACCAATTGTCAGACCAACAGGTTTCAGAATCACCTGAATTACTATCCAACATCACCATAGGCACCTATAGCCGATTGAGAGAAATGCGGTATGTGAGAAACCGGCAAGCAGCCCAAGAGTTTCCGGGGGATGATGCGGTGTGGGTGAAGAACAGTGGAGACAATAGAATGTTAACCTACAGTTACCAGCACATTGTTAATTCTTCCGTTTCCACCCAGTTTTGGCAGGAAGCTTATTATGGTATCTTTTCAGCAAACAAGGTCATTGAGGCCATAGACGACAATGCAGATGAAGAAAATCTCCAATTAAAAGGAGAGAATATTTTCTTAAGGGCTTTTATGCATTTTGACCTAGTTCGAATGTTTGGCAGGCCCTATTCTCAAAACCCCGAAACCAACTTGGGTGTAATGATTAGAGACAATACAGATGTATCTGCTTTGCCTCCGAGAAGTACTGTCAAAGAAACTTATGCATTCATTGAAAATGATCTATTAAAAGCCGCCGACCTGATGAGCATTAGCAAACCCTCCATCTTTGCCTCCAAAGAAGTGGCTTGGGGTATGCTCGCTCGATTATACCTGTACATGGAGCAAAATGAGAAAGCCATTGAATACGCCGACAAGGTGATTAATTCAGGGAAATACAGTCTGCTTGAAACCTCTCAATTTGGAAGTTATTTTACCTTATTACCGGAAAATAATCCGGAGACTATATTTGCTATCAAACTCTTGGAAACAGAGAATATGGGCAAAGGATCCATTGGCTCTTTATACCATGGACAAGGTGGATGGGGGGAAATGTTCGCTTCAAAAACCTATAGGGATTTAATTTACCAAAACCCGAATGACGAAAGGGTCAAGTTCATTGATCCTGACTATATTTATGATGAGGAAGGAAACAAAATACCTGATCCTACGGAAGATGTTGGCTTCCTTCTGCAAAAAAGAGATGGTTTGTCTCAATACTTTATAAACAAATACACCATGGAAGGTGGAGTTCAAATGCTTTCATCCCCCATCGTCATGCGCTTGGCTGAAATGTACTTGATCAAAGCGGAGGCCTATGCAAAAACATCGGGAAAGGAAACCGAGGCCATTGAAATGGTCAATATCATTAGAGAGCGGGCCGGATTGTCGGGAGAACAATTGTTTGACACAAATGACCTCAAAGGGTACGAAACTGTACTGGATGTGGTCTTGGATGAGCGACGTCTGGAACTGGCTTGGGAAGGCCATCGTGCCATGGATGTATTTAGAAACAACAGGCCTTTGGACAGAAGTTCTGTACAACCCTTTGGTTGGTCAGGACCTTTATTGGTACAGCCCACCTCCAATAGCATTGTCCATTTAATTCCTGAAACTGAATTGGCTTTAAATCCAAATCTCATACAAAATCCTACAGAATGA
- a CDS encoding SusC/RagA family TonB-linked outer membrane protein — protein MTPNIHYHQRLIRQLLTGIVTFVFLSCYIPALGNNKKAPNSNRGKFIQPHVFPENENVRPIAKVVDVSVSGTVLDQAGEPIPGVTVSVAGAGIGTATDLEGKYSLSVPEGSILVFSFIGFESQRIPVGDQSIIDVTLEEDISSLDEVVVVGYSAKRQSELSSSVAIVGEEDLKNGVVSNNLGTMLQGKVAGLTVSNTEGRPGSATNLVIRGVGSIGAGYGPLYVVDGVIGGSANPMDIASITVLKDAAATGLYGSRAANGVIIITTKKGKSGETKVSYSGSAGISQFRNGNLEMMNSAELYNRQEQGFRNFYDAQVAAGVPTYTNQTFDQYLNNVLPSSLLASDTDWQSLLTRTGHVNQHQLSVSGGSDKTTFYVSGNYYNELGTVLGTEYQNLDLRANLKHQISDRFTLQTRINAGANRAPNEPLSGQEGTMTQLYNNLPWDPAFETDGVTPYNPLEPGNVWIGNAKSNYFYNKDHQRDITKNMRFGIDLQLDAQITDWMRFSTTNRVGLAGTDWTQLLDKDHQLASFENGRISQTYSYDQSFLTSNLLNLEHRIGDHSLAGILGQEYNYLSSSFTGAVGMDLAGGLSALSAAGSPKSISGNNTETGFLSYFGQVDYNYQGKYFLVSSVRRDASSRFGANNRWATFYSVGASWNVNRENFLKDATWIDLLKIRTSYGTTGNANIAPYLSLGTYSFTTNSTYNRLSGARPARRENPDLTWEMAYTTNIGVEFSIFNRINIEVDYYNRVNKNLLQSVPLSASSGFSSQQRNVGSVRNRGLDFNISTVNMDGAFRWETNFNVNINRNKVLALNQGEDIASGQMRIREGLPMRYFYMKEWAGADPQTGDPLWIRWEDAEGNLIHGADKVEPANISTTNTYNAASNLFVSSAYPDFTGGIRNDFYYKNFSLSVLANYAVGQSIYFSHRERIDSDNNSTNQNQMKLQKDWVRWENPGDIATHPKLLSGGSASNGTSSRYLEDGSYFRIQNVRLDYAFPQKVYKFTGMRIYMSLDNLAVFTKFSGGDPDVNMENPVIAQSANSARFSPTRKILLGISFDL, from the coding sequence ATGACGCCAAACATACATTATCATCAAAGGCTTATTAGGCAGCTTTTGACTGGAATAGTGACTTTTGTATTCCTCTCATGCTATATCCCAGCTTTAGGAAACAACAAAAAAGCCCCTAATTCGAATAGGGGCAAATTTATTCAACCGCATGTTTTTCCGGAAAACGAAAATGTTAGGCCTATAGCTAAAGTGGTGGACGTTTCTGTATCCGGTACCGTCCTGGATCAGGCAGGGGAACCCATTCCCGGAGTAACGGTTTCTGTTGCTGGAGCAGGAATAGGCACGGCAACAGACCTGGAAGGAAAATACAGTCTTTCCGTTCCAGAAGGCTCAATACTGGTCTTTTCTTTTATTGGTTTTGAATCCCAAAGAATCCCTGTTGGGGATCAAAGTATCATAGATGTAACCCTTGAAGAAGACATTTCTTCACTTGATGAAGTTGTAGTCGTCGGGTACAGCGCTAAGCGTCAATCAGAGTTATCATCATCAGTTGCCATCGTTGGAGAAGAAGATTTAAAAAACGGTGTGGTATCCAACAACTTGGGAACCATGCTTCAGGGAAAAGTTGCCGGTTTAACCGTATCTAACACTGAAGGCAGACCCGGAAGCGCTACTAACCTTGTTATTAGAGGGGTCGGTTCTATTGGTGCCGGCTATGGGCCTTTGTACGTGGTAGATGGTGTAATTGGCGGATCTGCAAACCCTATGGATATCGCCTCTATTACAGTACTAAAGGACGCTGCCGCTACAGGGCTTTATGGTTCACGTGCAGCAAATGGAGTAATCATCATTACAACCAAAAAGGGAAAAAGTGGTGAAACCAAAGTAAGCTATAGTGGATCAGCAGGAATTAGTCAATTCAGAAATGGCAATTTAGAAATGATGAATTCCGCGGAATTGTATAACAGACAAGAGCAAGGATTTAGGAATTTTTACGATGCTCAAGTTGCAGCAGGTGTTCCGACCTATACCAACCAAACCTTTGACCAATACCTTAACAATGTCCTACCCTCTTCCTTATTGGCTTCCGATACAGACTGGCAATCCCTACTTACCAGAACCGGACATGTTAACCAACACCAGCTTTCTGTTTCCGGTGGCTCTGATAAAACCACCTTTTACGTTAGTGGAAATTATTACAATGAACTTGGGACGGTCTTAGGAACTGAATACCAAAATTTGGATCTCCGTGCCAACCTAAAACACCAGATTTCGGACAGATTTACCCTACAAACCAGAATCAACGCCGGCGCAAACAGAGCCCCAAATGAACCTCTCAGCGGACAGGAAGGAACCATGACACAGTTGTACAATAATTTACCATGGGATCCTGCTTTTGAAACCGATGGAGTCACTCCATACAATCCATTGGAACCGGGAAATGTCTGGATAGGAAATGCCAAATCCAATTATTTCTACAACAAAGACCACCAAAGAGACATTACCAAAAACATGCGATTTGGAATCGACCTTCAACTTGACGCTCAAATCACGGATTGGATGCGATTTTCTACCACTAACAGGGTCGGATTAGCCGGTACAGATTGGACCCAGTTGCTGGATAAAGACCATCAATTGGCGAGTTTTGAGAATGGAAGAATTAGCCAGACCTATTCTTATGACCAATCATTTCTTACCTCAAACCTTTTAAACTTGGAACACCGCATCGGTGACCACAGTTTGGCAGGAATTCTAGGGCAAGAATACAATTATCTCAGCTCTTCTTTTACAGGAGCTGTTGGGATGGATTTAGCCGGAGGACTAAGCGCGCTAAGTGCTGCCGGAAGTCCAAAGTCTATCTCCGGAAACAATACCGAAACAGGCTTTTTATCCTATTTTGGACAGGTCGATTACAATTACCAAGGGAAATATTTTTTGGTCAGTTCTGTTAGACGGGATGCCTCCTCTAGGTTTGGTGCCAACAATAGGTGGGCTACTTTTTATTCGGTTGGTGCTTCTTGGAATGTTAACAGGGAAAACTTCTTAAAAGATGCCACTTGGATAGATTTATTAAAGATCAGGACTAGCTATGGCACAACAGGAAATGCCAACATTGCCCCCTACTTATCCCTAGGCACATATAGTTTCACCACCAATAGTACTTACAATAGGTTATCAGGAGCGCGGCCTGCAAGACGAGAAAACCCGGATTTAACCTGGGAAATGGCCTACACAACCAATATTGGGGTTGAATTTTCCATATTCAATCGAATCAATATTGAAGTCGATTATTACAATAGGGTAAATAAAAATTTATTGCAAAGCGTACCCCTTTCTGCTAGTAGTGGTTTTTCAAGTCAGCAAAGGAATGTTGGATCCGTTAGAAATCGTGGGTTGGATTTTAATATCAGCACTGTAAACATGGATGGTGCTTTCAGGTGGGAAACCAATTTCAATGTAAACATCAACAGAAACAAAGTTTTGGCCTTGAATCAAGGTGAAGACATTGCAAGTGGGCAGATGAGGATCCGAGAAGGCTTACCGATGCGGTATTTCTACATGAAAGAATGGGCTGGAGCAGACCCCCAAACAGGTGATCCTCTTTGGATCAGGTGGGAAGATGCTGAAGGCAATTTAATTCATGGGGCAGATAAAGTTGAACCGGCAAACATTAGCACTACCAATACCTATAATGCAGCAAGCAACCTTTTTGTAAGTTCAGCTTATCCGGATTTTACAGGAGGGATTAGGAACGACTTTTATTATAAGAATTTTTCTTTAAGTGTTTTGGCCAATTATGCTGTAGGACAAAGCATCTATTTCTCTCACAGAGAACGCATAGATTCGGATAACAACAGCACCAATCAAAACCAAATGAAACTTCAGAAAGACTGGGTGAGATGGGAAAACCCCGGAGATATCGCCACACACCCAAAATTATTAAGTGGTGGAAGTGCTTCTAATGGAACCTCCTCCAGGTATTTAGAAGACGGAAGTTATTTCCGGATCCAAAATGTGAGATTAGATTATGCCTTTCCCCAAAAGGTTTACAAATTCACCGGTATGCGAATTTATATGAGCCTGGACAACCTGGCTGTATTCACCAAGTTTAGTGGTGGCGACCCTGATGTGAATATGGAAAACCCTGTAATCGCACAATCTGCCAATAGTGCAAGGTTTTCTCCTACCAGAAAAATCCTTCTAGGTATCAGTTTTGATCTTTAA
- a CDS encoding right-handed parallel beta-helix repeat-containing protein: MEENNNSKHSRRQFFSTAAKSSLAACTFGFPLKDWNPSTFLTEPVEGENPEKPSWLAINDEIYGAKPSDMGPIGGGNGYAFPIVKGDFEATNLDELLDALAQAKSGQVVFIPDEINIDLTTRVFIEKLVLEIPEGVTLAGNRGYEGSKGGILLSNALETKFLIRANGPGVRISGLRIQGPNPDRHLEHHKRAFGPEGLGRDYYYKFPVSRGIVTEYPELKVDNCEVSAFSGSGIFLKKGSGHHIHHNFIHQCQYNGLGYGISHAAADSLIEYNLFNENRHSIAGTGVSGCGYIARHNIELGISLSHCFDMHGGRDRKDNTDIAGTTMEIYNNTFYAPQTSVVIRGVPEEKCEIHHNWFAKHKETEQAVRGLSGKTIAMDNVYVDELN, translated from the coding sequence ATGGAAGAAAATAATAATAGCAAACATTCCAGAAGGCAATTTTTTTCTACTGCTGCTAAAAGCAGTTTAGCGGCCTGCACTTTTGGATTTCCCTTGAAAGATTGGAATCCAAGTACATTTTTGACTGAACCTGTTGAAGGCGAAAATCCGGAAAAGCCAAGTTGGCTCGCTATTAATGATGAGATTTATGGCGCCAAACCTAGTGATATGGGGCCGATTGGTGGAGGGAATGGATATGCCTTTCCAATTGTAAAGGGAGATTTTGAGGCGACAAACTTGGATGAATTGTTGGATGCACTTGCGCAAGCAAAGTCGGGACAAGTTGTCTTTATTCCCGATGAAATTAATATAGACCTAACCACTAGGGTTTTTATTGAAAAGTTGGTTTTAGAAATTCCTGAAGGGGTAACCTTGGCCGGGAACCGCGGATATGAAGGTTCTAAAGGTGGAATTTTGCTAAGCAATGCTTTAGAGACCAAGTTCCTGATTCGTGCCAATGGGCCAGGGGTACGAATATCGGGGCTAAGAATTCAAGGGCCAAATCCTGACCGTCATCTGGAACATCACAAACGTGCTTTTGGACCTGAAGGTTTGGGACGTGATTATTATTACAAATTCCCAGTTTCGAGAGGAATAGTGACTGAATATCCTGAATTGAAAGTGGACAATTGTGAGGTTTCAGCTTTTTCAGGTAGCGGCATTTTTCTTAAAAAGGGTTCTGGACACCATATTCATCATAATTTTATCCATCAATGCCAGTACAATGGCCTCGGTTATGGGATAAGCCATGCCGCAGCTGATTCTCTAATCGAATATAATTTATTCAATGAAAACAGGCATTCTATTGCAGGTACCGGGGTGTCGGGTTGTGGATACATAGCTAGGCATAATATTGAGCTGGGCATATCATTAAGTCATTGTTTTGACATGCACGGAGGCAGGGACAGGAAAGACAATACGGACATCGCGGGAACGACAATGGAGATCTATAACAACACTTTTTATGCACCCCAAACATCCGTAGTAATTAGGGGTGTACCTGAAGAAAAATGTGAAATACATCACAATTGGTTTGCCAAACATAAGGAAACCGAACAGGCTGTTAGGGGCCTGTCAGGAAAAACCATAGCCATGGACAATGTCTATGTTGATGAACTGAATTAA
- a CDS encoding putative DNA modification/repair radical SAM protein yields MGFTRIQEKLKILADAAKYDVSCASSGSKRSNTNKGLGDATGMGICHSYTEDGRCVSLLKILLTNHCIFDCAYCVTRKSNDIKRAAFQVQEVVDLTINFYRRNYIEGLFLSSGIFKSADYTMERLVAVARKLRTEEKFNGYIHLKSIPGASDELMKEAGLYADRLSVNIEIPTKEGLKLLAPEKNREDFIKPMIKVKNEIIQYKSEKKLIKSTPLFAPGGQSTQMIIGASGESDQQIMWTSNYFYKKFELKRVYYSGYIPISYDSRLPHIGTEVPMLRENRLYQTDWLMRFYGFEVHEILNESHKNLDLEVDPKLGWALRNLEYFPVDVNTADREMLARIPGVGIKSVHKIIQARRFRRLNWEHLQRIGIAMNRAKYFLVCASQDFERRDLTGPQLKSLILQNTTSKYQKTLSPQLNLFE; encoded by the coding sequence ATGGGGTTTACACGTATTCAAGAAAAATTAAAAATACTTGCAGATGCAGCCAAATATGATGTGTCCTGTGCATCCAGTGGTAGCAAGCGGAGCAACACCAATAAGGGGCTCGGTGATGCAACAGGGATGGGGATTTGCCATTCCTACACCGAAGATGGTCGCTGTGTATCTTTGCTAAAAATATTACTGACCAATCATTGCATTTTTGACTGTGCCTATTGTGTAACAAGAAAAAGCAATGACATCAAGAGGGCCGCTTTTCAGGTGCAGGAAGTGGTTGACTTGACCATAAATTTTTACCGTCGCAATTATATTGAAGGCTTGTTTCTGAGTTCAGGAATCTTCAAAAGCGCAGATTATACCATGGAACGGTTGGTGGCTGTAGCCAGGAAATTGAGAACTGAAGAAAAATTCAATGGTTATATTCACCTCAAATCCATTCCCGGAGCCTCTGATGAACTGATGAAGGAGGCTGGACTTTATGCAGATAGGTTGAGTGTAAATATTGAGATTCCTACCAAGGAAGGGTTAAAACTATTGGCCCCGGAAAAAAATCGTGAAGACTTTATCAAGCCAATGATAAAAGTTAAAAATGAGATCATCCAATACAAATCTGAAAAAAAACTAATAAAAAGCACCCCACTATTTGCACCCGGAGGGCAAAGTACGCAAATGATTATAGGGGCTAGCGGAGAAAGTGATCAGCAAATCATGTGGACCTCCAATTATTTTTATAAAAAGTTTGAGTTAAAGCGGGTTTACTATTCCGGATATATACCCATCAGTTATGATTCGCGTTTGCCACATATTGGCACCGAAGTACCGATGTTACGAGAAAATAGGCTGTACCAGACAGATTGGTTGATGCGCTTCTATGGTTTTGAAGTGCATGAAATATTGAATGAGTCCCACAAAAACCTCGACTTGGAGGTAGACCCCAAATTGGGTTGGGCCCTGAGGAATTTGGAATACTTTCCAGTGGATGTGAATACTGCTGATCGGGAAATGTTGGCACGTATACCGGGAGTGGGCATTAAATCCGTGCATAAAATCATTCAGGCAAGACGTTTTAGAAGACTTAATTGGGAGCATTTACAGCGCATTGGTATAGCCATGAACAGAGCCAAATATTTCCTTGTCTGTGCCTCACAGGATTTTGAACGCAGGGATTTGACTGGCCCACAACTGAAGTCTCTTATTCTTCAAAACACCACCAGTAAATATCAAAAAACACTAAGCCCTCAATTGAATTTATTTGAATAA
- a CDS encoding TIGR03915 family putative DNA repair protein has protein sequence MLNIQDSILIYDGSFDGFLTCVFQVYDLKLKRVLIQKDSESQASLFGKQNVVAADPVKADRVWKGLGKKTSNAGRLRIYYGFLSEKQGVENLLLRYIQYVFESRLPVDSDFSNPDVLELSKVAKSVGREKHRMEAFVRFRLTKDGLYFATIEPDFDVLPLISKHFKSRYADQKWVIYDLKRNYGLYYDLDKVEIINLTLPEGFDASKTSPDYFAVEEIEFQTLWKDYFDSTNISSRKNLQLHIRHVPKRYWKYLSEK, from the coding sequence ATGCTAAATATTCAGGATTCCATACTCATTTATGATGGTAGTTTTGATGGTTTTTTGACCTGTGTATTTCAGGTCTATGATTTGAAATTAAAACGCGTCCTTATCCAAAAAGATAGTGAATCTCAAGCCTCCTTATTTGGCAAGCAAAATGTAGTGGCTGCAGATCCGGTTAAAGCAGATCGGGTGTGGAAAGGCTTAGGGAAGAAAACATCAAATGCGGGAAGGCTGCGTATCTATTATGGCTTTTTGAGTGAAAAACAGGGGGTAGAAAATCTATTGTTACGTTATATCCAATATGTTTTTGAGAGTAGGCTACCGGTTGATTCAGATTTTTCTAATCCTGATGTTTTGGAATTGAGTAAGGTTGCTAAAAGCGTTGGGCGTGAAAAACACCGCATGGAGGCTTTTGTTAGATTTCGATTGACTAAAGACGGGTTGTACTTTGCTACCATTGAACCCGATTTTGATGTACTCCCACTTATTTCCAAACATTTCAAAAGTAGATATGCCGATCAAAAGTGGGTGATTTATGACCTTAAGCGAAATTATGGCCTCTATTATGATTTGGATAAGGTGGAAATTATCAACTTGACCTTACCCGAGGGATTTGATGCCAGCAAAACTTCTCCTGATTATTTTGCTGTCGAAGAAATAGAATTTCAAACCTTATGGAAGGACTATTTCGATAGCACGAATATCTCTTCGAGGAAAAACCTACAATTACATATTCGTCATGTGCCTAAACGATACTGGAAATACCTAAGTGAAAAATAG
- a CDS encoding RNA polymerase sigma factor, whose amino-acid sequence MKKPQLENLLKELHQAAYHWSRQCCSFDEDLAKDVLQQVYLKILEGKAIYKEKSHIKTWLFSVIRFTAEEWKKNVKNTYPLEADFDVPETEEEVTAASHKELIEMLPERQKEVLLLVFYHNLTLEKSAEIMETSIGSVRKHYDRGKRNLKELILKKTLHENNK is encoded by the coding sequence ATGAAAAAACCTCAACTGGAAAATCTCCTTAAAGAACTTCACCAAGCAGCTTACCACTGGTCAAGGCAGTGCTGCTCATTTGATGAGGATTTGGCCAAGGATGTGTTGCAGCAGGTTTATTTGAAAATTCTTGAGGGAAAAGCTATCTATAAAGAAAAGTCTCATATTAAAACATGGCTGTTTTCTGTTATTAGGTTTACCGCTGAGGAATGGAAAAAGAACGTGAAAAACACCTATCCACTTGAAGCGGATTTTGATGTACCAGAAACAGAAGAGGAAGTCACTGCTGCCTCCCATAAAGAATTGATTGAAATGCTTCCGGAAAGACAAAAGGAGGTTTTACTATTGGTTTTCTATCATAACCTTACTTTGGAAAAATCCGCTGAGATCATGGAAACCAGTATTGGTTCAGTCAGGAAACATTATGACAGAGGAAAAAGAAACCTCAAAGAGCTTATCTTAAAGAAGACTTTACATGAAAACAATAAATAA
- a CDS encoding JAB domain-containing protein has translation MANNKLSELAKWDMERWLKIEGIGYAKATVTSFELGRRRMFEQPDKKIKINCSQDLHETFPFFWFVRVLSSLKF, from the coding sequence ATGGCAAATAATAAACTATCGGAATTGGCCAAGTGGGACATGGAAAGATGGCTGAAAATAGAAGGAATCGGATATGCTAAAGCTACAGTAACCTCATTTGAATTAGGTAGAAGAAGGATGTTTGAACAACCGGATAAAAAAATCAAGATCAATTGTTCCCAGGATTTGCATGAAACCTTTCCTTTTTTCTGGTTTGTGCGGGTGCTTTCTAGTTTAAAATTTTAA